A genomic stretch from Methylorubrum extorquens includes:
- the ftsZ gene encoding Cell division GTPase (Evidence 2a : Function from experimental evidences in other organisms; PubMedId : 1653222, 9352931; Product type cp : cell process), producing MAISLQAPDIRELKPRITVFGVGGAGGNAVNNMIESGLLGCEFVVANTDAQALTSSKAERVIQMGIGVTQGLGAGSHPEVGSAAAEEVIDEIRDQLSGAHMAFITAGMGGGTGTGAAPVIARAARDMGILTVGVVTKPFQFEGMRRMRTAEAGIQELQAAVDTLIVIPNQNLFRVANEKTTFADAFAMADQVLYSGVACITDLMVKEGLINLDFADVRAIMRGMGKAMMGTGEASGENRANRAAEAAIANPLLDDVSMKGARGLLISITGGSDLTLYELDEAATRIREEVDSDANIILGATFDESLDGIIRVSVVATGIEPALISADSPNNPEIAQTEQRIAEVAERLRSEARARASAALSPASTHQAAQQNGHQPSHRPGPEPLLAPNAGPRAMLSEPVTPEPMRAEPAPAMHHHDVVLTQAPARAAVPAYEQPAPAQAQEPAQAANGPYVPPRPQLARPPRMPQISDLPPHTQAQILKSRGEEPQPEPNQDSKRMTLLRRLATVGFGGRREEAEAAPVPAPRAAAPAPVAAPRVEPALRAPAPQAPQYRPAQGNLDAQGRALPPRMMEDDQLEIPAFLRRQAN from the coding sequence ATGGCCATCTCTCTTCAGGCTCCGGACATCCGGGAACTCAAGCCCCGCATCACGGTGTTCGGCGTCGGCGGCGCGGGCGGTAACGCCGTCAACAACATGATCGAGTCGGGGCTGCTCGGCTGCGAGTTCGTCGTGGCCAACACCGACGCCCAGGCGCTCACCTCCTCGAAGGCCGAGCGCGTGATCCAGATGGGCATCGGCGTGACGCAGGGCCTCGGCGCCGGCTCGCACCCCGAGGTCGGCTCGGCCGCCGCCGAGGAGGTGATCGACGAGATCCGCGATCAGCTCTCGGGCGCGCATATGGCCTTCATCACCGCCGGCATGGGCGGCGGCACCGGCACCGGCGCGGCCCCGGTCATCGCCCGCGCGGCGCGTGACATGGGCATCCTGACGGTCGGCGTCGTGACGAAGCCCTTCCAGTTCGAGGGCATGCGCCGGATGCGCACGGCCGAGGCCGGCATCCAGGAGCTTCAGGCGGCGGTCGATACCCTGATCGTCATCCCGAACCAGAACCTGTTCCGGGTCGCCAACGAGAAGACCACGTTCGCCGACGCCTTCGCGATGGCCGACCAGGTGCTCTACTCGGGCGTCGCCTGCATCACCGACCTGATGGTCAAGGAAGGCCTGATCAACCTCGACTTCGCCGACGTGCGCGCGATCATGCGCGGCATGGGCAAGGCGATGATGGGCACCGGCGAGGCGTCCGGCGAGAACCGGGCCAACCGCGCGGCGGAAGCGGCCATCGCCAACCCGCTCCTCGACGACGTGTCGATGAAGGGCGCCCGCGGCCTACTGATCTCGATCACCGGCGGCTCGGACCTCACCCTCTACGAACTCGACGAAGCCGCCACTCGCATCCGCGAGGAGGTCGATTCGGATGCCAACATCATCCTCGGCGCCACCTTCGACGAGAGCCTCGACGGCATCATCCGAGTCTCGGTGGTCGCCACCGGCATAGAGCCGGCGCTGATCTCGGCCGATTCCCCGAACAACCCGGAAATCGCCCAGACCGAGCAGCGCATCGCCGAGGTCGCCGAGCGTCTGCGCTCCGAGGCCCGCGCCCGCGCTTCCGCCGCCCTGAGCCCCGCCTCGACGCATCAGGCGGCGCAGCAGAACGGCCACCAGCCGTCGCACCGCCCCGGCCCCGAGCCGCTGCTCGCCCCGAACGCCGGCCCGCGGGCCATGCTGTCGGAGCCGGTAACGCCGGAGCCGATGCGCGCCGAGCCCGCCCCGGCGATGCACCACCACGATGTCGTGCTGACCCAGGCCCCTGCCCGCGCCGCCGTCCCGGCTTACGAGCAGCCGGCCCCGGCCCAGGCCCAGGAGCCTGCTCAGGCCGCGAACGGCCCCTACGTGCCGCCGCGTCCGCAGCTCGCCCGCCCGCCGCGCATGCCGCAGATCTCGGACCTGCCGCCCCACACCCAGGCGCAGATCCTCAAGAGCCGCGGCGAGGAGCCCCAGCCGGAGCCGAACCAGGATTCCAAGCGCATGACCCTGCTGCGCCGGCTCGCCACGGTCGGTTTCGGCGGTCGCCGCGAGGAAGCCGAGGCCGCTCCGGTGCCGGCGCCCCGCGCCGCTGCTCCGGCTCCGGTCGCCGCGCCCCGCGTCGAGCCGGCCCTGCGGGCGCCCGCGCCCCAGGCGCCGCAGTACCGGCCCGCTCAGGGCAATCTGGACGCGCAGGGCCGTGCCCTGCCGCCGCGGATGATGGAAGACGACCAGCTCGAAATCCCGGCCTTCCTTCGCCGTCAGGCGAACTGA
- a CDS encoding protein of unknown function (Evidence 5 : Unknown function), with amino-acid sequence MDSSDGAHARRQAIIDRLLSDALRPAGGIVLPSHDALPADIRMTVDRLLAKADAERRRSLTYDDLEEALPPRDVTADDLEAIFWVLAEYGIELDEGD; translated from the coding sequence ATGGACAGTTCGGACGGAGCTCACGCGCGACGGCAGGCGATCATCGATCGCTTGCTCAGCGACGCCCTGCGCCCGGCCGGCGGGATCGTGCTGCCGAGCCACGATGCCCTGCCGGCCGACATCCGCATGACGGTCGATCGCCTGCTCGCCAAGGCGGATGCCGAGCGCCGCCGCTCGCTGACCTACGACGATCTCGAAGAGGCGTTGCCGCCCCGCGACGTCACCGCCGACGATCTGGAAGCGATCTTCTGGGTGCTGGCGGAATACGGGATCGAACTCGACGAGGGCGACTAG
- the recN gene encoding DNA repair protein RecN (Evidence 2b : Function from indirect experimental evidences (e.g. phenotypes); PubMedId : 3037486; Product type cp : cell process), which translates to MLVQLAIRDIVLIDKLELTFSGGLTVLTGETGAGKSILLDAFALALGGRGDGGLVRQGEAQGGVTAVFDVALDHPARAVAAAAEIDTDGDLILRRTQFADGRTRAFVNDQPVGVQTMRAIGTALVEIHGQHDDRALADPTTHRSILDAFGGLQGPLAQVASAAKRVRAARSTLAEQRERVEAAQKEADFLRHAVEELGTLDPQAGEEAKLAERRTLMQQGEKVARELNEALDLVGGSGSLVPHLSSAVRRLERRSATVPTLVDPSIAALDAALVALDEARAALDAAVLAAEFDPRELERVEERLFALRAASRKYSVPADDLADLRSRYDADVAALDAGEQALAGLEAELTAAEAAYAQAAKRLGDGRRKAAKALDAAVQAELPPLKLEGARFITQITVDEASRDAAGTERVEFWAQTNPGTRAGPMMKVASGGELSRFMLALKVVLAGKGSAPTLIFDEIDTGLGGAVADAIGARLGRLSEQVQVVAVTHAPQVAARAVTHFRIAKDSVKGKAAKGAEKSADRVTTRVVGLAADARREEIARMLAGATVTDEARAAAARLLLGAEG; encoded by the coding sequence ATGCTCGTCCAGCTCGCGATCCGCGACATCGTTCTGATCGACAAGCTCGAATTGACCTTCTCCGGGGGGCTCACCGTTCTCACGGGCGAGACCGGTGCGGGCAAATCGATCCTGCTTGACGCGTTCGCCCTGGCGCTCGGGGGGCGCGGCGATGGCGGTCTCGTGCGGCAGGGGGAGGCGCAGGGCGGCGTCACCGCCGTGTTCGACGTGGCCCTCGACCATCCCGCCCGTGCCGTCGCGGCGGCGGCCGAGATCGACACCGACGGCGACCTGATCCTGCGCCGCACGCAATTCGCCGACGGACGCACCCGCGCCTTCGTCAACGACCAGCCGGTCGGCGTGCAGACCATGCGAGCGATCGGCACGGCGCTCGTCGAGATCCACGGCCAGCACGACGACCGGGCCTTGGCCGACCCTACCACCCACCGCAGCATCCTCGATGCGTTCGGCGGGCTTCAGGGTCCGCTGGCGCAGGTGGCCTCGGCCGCCAAACGCGTTCGCGCCGCCCGCTCGACGCTTGCCGAGCAGCGCGAACGCGTCGAGGCCGCGCAGAAGGAAGCCGACTTCCTCCGCCACGCGGTGGAGGAACTCGGCACCCTCGATCCGCAGGCGGGCGAGGAGGCCAAGCTCGCCGAGCGCCGCACTCTGATGCAGCAGGGCGAGAAGGTCGCCCGCGAGTTGAACGAAGCGCTCGACCTCGTCGGCGGCTCCGGCTCGCTCGTGCCGCATCTCTCCTCCGCCGTGCGCCGGCTGGAGCGGCGCAGCGCCACGGTGCCGACCCTTGTCGATCCGAGCATCGCCGCGCTCGATGCGGCCCTCGTCGCACTGGACGAGGCGCGCGCCGCCCTCGATGCCGCGGTGCTCGCCGCCGAGTTCGATCCGCGCGAGCTGGAGCGTGTCGAGGAACGGCTATTCGCCCTGCGCGCCGCGTCGCGAAAATATTCGGTCCCGGCCGACGACCTCGCCGACCTGCGCAGCCGCTACGATGCGGACGTGGCCGCCCTCGATGCCGGCGAGCAGGCGCTTGCCGGGCTCGAGGCCGAACTCACGGCGGCGGAAGCGGCCTATGCCCAGGCCGCCAAGCGGCTCGGCGACGGGCGCCGCAAGGCGGCCAAGGCGCTCGATGCGGCGGTGCAGGCCGAGTTGCCGCCGCTGAAGCTGGAGGGCGCCCGTTTCATCACGCAGATCACCGTGGACGAAGCCTCGCGCGACGCCGCCGGCACCGAGCGGGTCGAGTTCTGGGCGCAGACCAATCCCGGCACCCGCGCCGGCCCGATGATGAAGGTCGCATCCGGCGGCGAGCTGTCCCGCTTCATGCTGGCGCTCAAGGTCGTGCTCGCCGGCAAGGGCTCGGCGCCGACGCTGATCTTCGACGAGATCGACACCGGCCTCGGCGGCGCGGTGGCCGACGCCATCGGCGCGCGGCTCGGCCGTCTCTCGGAGCAGGTTCAGGTCGTGGCCGTGACCCACGCGCCGCAGGTCGCCGCCCGCGCGGTGACGCATTTCCGCATCGCGAAGGACAGTGTGAAGGGGAAAGCGGCCAAGGGCGCGGAGAAGAGCGCCGACCGGGTGACGACCCGGGTGGTCGGGCTCGCGGCGGATGCGCGCCGGGAAGAGATTGCCCGGATGCTGGCCGGCGCCACCGTCACCGACGAGGCGCGCGCGGCGGCGGCACGGCTACTGCTGGGGGCCGAGGGCTAG
- a CDS encoding conserved protein of unknown function (Evidence 4 : Unknown function but conserved in other organisms), translated as MLTLLRTLARGAAAQACEEAHDRHALLVLDQQIREAAADLERGRRMLAAAMAGDSAEARRLTQVEARAADLETRAVAALAAGREDLAREAAEAITSLEAECDALRAARATFADEVVRMRTVLADATRRQAALERGRRVAAASEAVRRLRRTEGVRDRATLREAEATLARLQRTQAEATDTDDALAAIEMPEETLAERLEREGFGPRTRPLLRRGARPPAKPRRGRSRRFRLIHPPAFQGIQPCPKRLRSIPAPGSCSPKPPSSPPPRSSASASCSCPSISG; from the coding sequence ATGTTGACGCTGTTGCGAACCCTCGCCCGCGGTGCTGCCGCCCAAGCCTGCGAGGAGGCCCACGACCGCCACGCCCTCCTCGTGCTCGATCAGCAGATCCGCGAGGCCGCCGCCGATCTGGAGCGCGGCCGGCGCATGCTGGCCGCAGCCATGGCCGGGGACAGCGCGGAGGCGCGGCGTCTCACGCAGGTCGAGGCTCGCGCCGCCGACTTGGAGACCCGCGCCGTGGCCGCGCTTGCGGCGGGCCGCGAGGATCTGGCCCGTGAGGCGGCCGAGGCGATCACGAGCCTTGAGGCCGAGTGCGACGCCCTACGCGCCGCACGGGCGACCTTCGCGGACGAGGTGGTCCGGATGCGCACGGTGCTCGCCGACGCGACCCGGCGACAGGCGGCCCTGGAGCGCGGGCGGCGGGTCGCGGCGGCGTCCGAAGCGGTCCGGCGTCTGCGCCGGACGGAGGGTGTGCGGGATCGCGCGACGTTGCGGGAAGCCGAGGCGACGCTGGCCCGGCTTCAGCGCACCCAGGCCGAGGCGACGGACACCGACGACGCGCTGGCCGCGATCGAGATGCCCGAGGAGACCCTTGCCGAGCGCCTCGAACGGGAGGGTTTCGGGCCCCGGACGCGCCCCCTCCTCCGACGAGGTGCTCGCCCGCCTGCGAAGCCGCGCCGAGGCCGCTCGCGCCGCTTCCGTCTGATCCACCCTCCCGCGTTCCAAGGAATTCAGCCATGTCCCAAGAGACTGCGCAGCATACCGGCGCCTGGGTCGTGTTCACCCAAGCCTCCTTCGTCGCCTCCGCCGCGCTCGTCGGCTTCGGCATCCTGTTCATGCCCCTCGATTTCTGGATGA
- a CDS encoding putative lipoprotein UPF0169; putative exported protein (Evidence 3 : Putative function from multiple computational evidences; PubMedId : 8830266; Product type lp : lipoprotein), with product MPVTFPTRGAMAAVLLSLGIGLGGCDALDPTNLFAEKYKPEAIPDTPADKLYSEGLAKMEDRDYENAAKQFDQLDKQYTYSDWSRKGLLMTAYANYEGAKYDDAINASKRYLQRHPASKDAAYAQYLMAMSQYKQIPDVTRDQERSERALVALQELVQKYPTSEYAADAKAKIQITRDQLAGKEMEVGRFYLEKRAFPAAINRFRDVVSKYQTTRHAEEALERLVEAYMALGLTGEAQTAAAVLGHNFPDSPWYQDAYKLLQTGGLEPREEKSSWISKIYRGVIGRTAAAE from the coding sequence ATGCCTGTGACCTTCCCGACCCGTGGCGCGATGGCGGCCGTGCTCCTCAGCCTGGGCATCGGGCTCGGCGGCTGCGATGCCCTCGATCCGACCAACCTCTTTGCCGAAAAGTACAAGCCCGAGGCGATCCCGGATACGCCCGCGGACAAGCTCTACAGCGAGGGCTTGGCGAAGATGGAAGACAGGGATTACGAGAACGCCGCCAAGCAGTTCGATCAGCTCGACAAGCAGTACACCTATTCCGACTGGTCGCGGAAAGGGCTGCTGATGACGGCCTACGCGAACTACGAGGGCGCGAAGTACGACGACGCCATCAACGCCTCGAAGCGCTACCTCCAGCGCCACCCGGCGAGCAAGGACGCGGCCTACGCCCAGTACCTGATGGCGATGTCGCAATATAAGCAGATCCCGGACGTGACCCGCGATCAGGAGCGCTCCGAGCGCGCCCTCGTCGCCCTCCAGGAGCTGGTGCAGAAGTACCCAACCTCCGAATACGCCGCCGACGCCAAGGCCAAGATCCAGATCACCCGCGACCAGCTCGCAGGCAAGGAGATGGAAGTCGGCCGCTTCTACCTCGAGAAGCGCGCCTTCCCGGCGGCGATCAACCGCTTCCGCGACGTGGTCAGCAAGTACCAGACGACCCGCCACGCCGAAGAGGCGCTGGAGCGTCTGGTCGAGGCCTACATGGCGCTCGGCCTCACCGGCGAGGCGCAGACCGCCGCGGCGGTGCTGGGCCACAACTTCCCCGACAGCCCCTGGTACCAGGATGCCTATAAGCTCCTGCAGACCGGCGGCCTGGAGCCGCGGGAGGAGAAGTCCTCCTGGATCAGCAAGATCTACCGCGGCGTGATCGGGCGGACCGCCGCTGCGGAGTAG
- a CDS encoding conserved protein of unknown function (Evidence 4 : Unknown function but conserved in other organisms), whose product MRVVAVSRVLDEVDVIEAFIRHAAAFVDHHIILDNGSRDGTVEIIRKLAEEGLPLTVYQSPSICFSERDMNNWLYNEAVDRHDADWVACLDSDEFYDERQLPGGLRNYLKELENAGGNVVAVRVPWAHYNYTTRDDAGENLVPRRITHRTEIASDGKIIASWRLAKEKGVVLEGQHDVHLPEGSHGTVVSERRLWIAHFSERNAAQYVTKFVRGWAKILTAGQACQDRGFSAHYRGPFELLRDHPETLLRSDGFLERKNEDRSVVHDPMDYRGGPLRYTPPNDPEMQSVRALVGFLSEVCSRYGELTDALPVARAYSERIERRINRLI is encoded by the coding sequence ATGCGTGTGGTCGCGGTGAGCCGAGTGCTCGATGAAGTCGATGTCATCGAGGCGTTCATTCGGCACGCGGCGGCCTTCGTCGATCATCATATCATTCTCGACAACGGCAGCCGGGACGGGACCGTCGAGATCATCCGAAAACTTGCCGAAGAGGGGCTTCCGCTCACGGTCTATCAGTCGCCGTCGATCTGCTTCTCCGAGCGGGACATGAACAACTGGCTCTACAACGAGGCGGTCGACCGGCACGACGCGGATTGGGTCGCCTGTCTCGACAGCGACGAGTTCTACGACGAGCGCCAGTTGCCGGGAGGATTGCGGAACTACCTCAAAGAGCTGGAAAACGCCGGCGGGAACGTCGTCGCCGTCCGGGTTCCCTGGGCTCATTACAACTATACGACCCGGGATGATGCAGGAGAAAACCTCGTCCCGCGTCGCATCACCCATCGCACGGAGATCGCCAGCGACGGCAAGATCATCGCGAGCTGGCGGTTGGCGAAGGAGAAGGGCGTCGTGCTGGAGGGACAGCACGACGTGCATCTGCCGGAGGGCAGCCACGGCACGGTGGTCTCTGAGCGGCGGCTCTGGATCGCACATTTCTCCGAGCGCAACGCGGCGCAGTACGTCACCAAATTCGTGAGAGGGTGGGCGAAGATTCTTACCGCCGGGCAGGCCTGCCAGGATCGGGGCTTCTCCGCCCATTACCGCGGACCGTTCGAGCTTCTCAGAGACCATCCCGAGACGCTGCTGAGGTCCGACGGGTTCCTCGAGAGAAAGAACGAGGACCGAAGCGTCGTCCACGACCCGATGGATTACCGCGGTGGCCCCCTTCGCTACACGCCTCCGAACGATCCGGAGATGCAGTCGGTCCGAGCGCTCGTCGGATTCCTCTCGGAGGTATGCAGCCGCTACGGCGAACTCACCGATGCCCTGCCCGTGGCAAGGGCGTATTCCGAGCGAATCGAGCGGCGGATCAACCGGCTCATTTGA
- a CDS encoding putative molybdopterin oxidoreductase (Evidence 3 : Putative function from multiple computational evidences; Product type e : enzyme), which yields MPDEKIEAYTDPAGGLGSARSLIDILTREEIPASGAAMLMKQNKPGGFMCVSCAWSKPAKPSTFEYCENGAKATAWEQTRKRIGPDFFERHSVTELLTWPDYDLEEKGRLTHPLRYDPQRDRYVSVSWEEAFAEIGHELKALRETDPTSAVFYSSGRASLETSYMYALFARMYGNNNLPDSSNMCHESTSKALPQSIGVPVGTTVLEDFESTDLILFFGQNVGSNSPRMLHPLQDARRRGVPIITFNPLRERGLERFTNPQSPVEMLTHSSTQISTQYHQVKAGGDIAALGGICKALFAMDREAQAEGRPRIFDIDFIAEHTHGFDKFEKFCDRLEWPALETKSGLRREGMEAAAAVYARARAVIGIYGMGLTQHRRGTETVQMFVNLLLLRGNIGRPGAGICPVRGHSNVQGQRTVGIADEPSLVPLDKLKEMYDFEPPREKGMNTVETCEGVLSGKVKAFVGLGGNFIRAVPDTKRMEEAWRSLRLTVQVSTKLNRSHLVHGEVAYILPCLGRIEVDEQASGPQAVSMEDSTSCFHGSRGVARPVSDHVRSEPWIVAQLAKATLPANPKVDWNAWVGDYARVRDAIEATYPEKFKNFNARLFEPGGQHKPIAARERKWETSTGKANFVVPPDGLDMDPDMKSDRRDVLDLITLRSNDQFNTTIYGYHDRFRGVKGTRQVLFMNENDIERLQLTDGETVDVVTEAADEFAREVKGLRIVKYDIPAGNCAGYYPELNVLIPLWHHDAQAKVPAAKAIPVRIAKAATLAVRGLSRGSSGSAGSASDGDQDCTACKSSLARCANQAHP from the coding sequence ATGCCCGACGAGAAGATCGAAGCCTATACCGACCCGGCCGGCGGATTGGGGTCGGCCCGCTCGCTCATCGACATCCTGACCCGCGAGGAGATCCCGGCTTCCGGCGCGGCGATGCTGATGAAGCAGAACAAGCCGGGCGGCTTCATGTGCGTGTCCTGCGCATGGTCGAAGCCAGCCAAGCCGTCCACGTTCGAATATTGCGAGAACGGCGCCAAGGCGACCGCTTGGGAGCAGACCCGCAAGCGGATCGGTCCCGACTTCTTCGAGCGCCACTCGGTCACCGAATTGCTGACCTGGCCGGACTATGACCTCGAGGAGAAGGGCCGGCTGACGCACCCCCTGCGCTATGATCCGCAGCGAGACCGCTACGTGTCCGTCTCATGGGAAGAGGCCTTCGCGGAGATCGGCCACGAGCTGAAGGCTCTGCGCGAAACGGACCCGACCTCGGCGGTGTTCTACTCGTCGGGCCGGGCTTCGCTGGAGACGAGCTACATGTACGCGCTGTTCGCGCGCATGTACGGCAACAACAACCTGCCCGACTCCTCCAACATGTGCCACGAATCGACCTCGAAGGCGCTGCCGCAATCGATCGGCGTCCCTGTCGGCACGACGGTGCTGGAGGATTTCGAGAGTACCGACCTGATCCTGTTCTTCGGACAGAATGTCGGTTCGAATTCGCCGCGGATGCTCCACCCGCTGCAGGACGCCCGCCGCCGGGGCGTGCCCATCATCACCTTCAACCCGCTGCGGGAGCGCGGGCTGGAGCGTTTCACCAACCCGCAATCGCCCGTCGAGATGCTGACCCATTCCTCGACGCAGATCTCGACCCAGTACCATCAGGTGAAGGCCGGCGGCGACATCGCGGCGCTCGGCGGCATCTGCAAGGCGCTCTTCGCCATGGACCGAGAGGCGCAGGCGGAAGGGCGCCCGCGCATTTTCGATATCGATTTCATCGCCGAGCACACCCACGGCTTCGATAAGTTCGAAAAGTTCTGCGACCGGCTCGAATGGCCTGCGCTGGAGACCAAGTCCGGCCTGAGGCGCGAAGGGATGGAGGCCGCCGCTGCCGTCTACGCCCGCGCGCGGGCGGTGATCGGCATCTACGGGATGGGCCTGACCCAGCACCGCCGCGGCACCGAGACGGTGCAGATGTTCGTCAACCTGCTGCTCCTGCGCGGCAATATCGGGCGGCCCGGCGCCGGCATCTGCCCCGTGCGCGGCCACTCGAACGTGCAGGGCCAGCGCACCGTCGGCATCGCCGACGAGCCATCGCTGGTGCCGCTCGATAAACTCAAGGAGATGTACGACTTCGAGCCGCCCCGCGAGAAGGGGATGAACACGGTCGAGACCTGCGAAGGCGTTCTCTCCGGCAAGGTGAAGGCTTTCGTCGGGCTCGGGGGCAATTTCATCCGCGCGGTGCCCGACACGAAGCGGATGGAGGAAGCGTGGCGCTCGCTGCGTCTCACCGTGCAGGTCTCGACCAAGCTCAACCGCTCGCACCTCGTGCACGGTGAGGTCGCCTACATCCTGCCCTGCCTCGGCCGGATTGAGGTGGACGAGCAGGCGAGCGGGCCGCAGGCCGTGTCGATGGAGGACTCGACCTCCTGCTTCCATGGCTCGCGCGGCGTCGCCCGGCCGGTGAGCGACCATGTGCGCTCCGAGCCCTGGATCGTGGCGCAACTGGCCAAGGCGACGCTGCCGGCCAACCCCAAGGTCGATTGGAACGCCTGGGTCGGCGATTACGCGCGGGTGCGCGACGCCATCGAGGCGACCTATCCGGAGAAGTTCAAGAACTTCAACGCGCGCCTGTTCGAGCCCGGCGGGCAGCACAAGCCGATCGCCGCGCGCGAGCGCAAATGGGAGACGTCCACCGGCAAGGCGAACTTCGTCGTGCCGCCGGACGGGCTCGACATGGACCCGGACATGAAGAGCGACCGGCGCGACGTGCTCGACCTCATCACGCTGCGCTCGAACGATCAGTTCAACACCACGATCTACGGCTATCACGACCGCTTCCGCGGGGTGAAAGGCACCCGCCAAGTGCTGTTCATGAACGAGAACGACATCGAGCGGCTGCAACTCACCGATGGTGAGACCGTCGATGTCGTGACCGAGGCCGCCGACGAGTTCGCCCGCGAGGTGAAGGGCCTGAGGATCGTCAAGTACGACATCCCCGCCGGCAATTGCGCCGGCTACTACCCGGAGCTGAACGTGCTGATCCCGCTCTGGCACCATGATGCCCAGGCCAAGGTGCCGGCGGCCAAGGCGATTCCCGTGCGGATCGCCAAGGCGGCGACATTGGCCGTGAGGGGACTGAGCAGGGGCTCGTCCGGCTCCGCCGGCTCGGCGTCCGACGGCGATCAAGATTGTACAGCGTGCAAATCATCACTTGCACGCTGTGCAAACCAGGCTCATCCCTAA
- a CDS encoding conserved protein of unknown function (Evidence 4 : Unknown function but conserved in other organisms), producing MSQETAQHTGAWVVFTQASFVASAALVGFGILFMPLDFWMKGYLAMGTVMLIQSCITATKTLRDVHEGRRMVNRLEDARTERLLMSVGKE from the coding sequence ATGTCCCAAGAGACTGCGCAGCATACCGGCGCCTGGGTCGTGTTCACCCAAGCCTCCTTCGTCGCCTCCGCCGCGCTCGTCGGCTTCGGCATCCTGTTCATGCCCCTCGATTTCTGGATGAAGGGCTATCTCGCCATGGGCACGGTGATGCTGATCCAGTCCTGCATCACCGCCACCAAGACGCTCCGCGACGTCCATGAGGGCCGCCGCATGGTCAACCGCCTGGAGGATGCCCGCACCGAGCGCCTGCTGATGTCGGTCGGCAAGGAGTGA
- the lpxC gene encoding UDP-3-O-acyl N-acetylglucosamine deacetylase (Evidence 2b : Function from indirect experimental evidences (e.g. phenotypes); PubMedId : 2824434, 9068651; Product type e : enzyme) has protein sequence MRTNQQTTLKTSVTLTGIGVHSGNPAEITLHPAKANHGIAFLRTGTTTGNDRIIKAHFACVSATELCTVIGDVETGAVATIEHLMSALYGLGVDNALVEIDGPEMPILDGSARLFVQAIDSVGLALCGAPRRWIKVLQPVRIEAGRAFAELRPIDRGFRLDVEIDFESPVIGRSRKAMDLTPAAYRREIAPARTFGMMKDVERYWKAGFALGASLDNTVAVGETAVVNPEGLRFADEFVRHKFLDAVGDLALAGLPLQGAYRSYCGGHRMNVGILEALFADRANYAIVEGQGTRRETARADFGAGLGLAAFAAEL, from the coding sequence ATGCGGACGAACCAACAGACAACACTCAAAACGTCCGTGACGCTGACCGGTATCGGAGTCCACTCCGGCAACCCGGCGGAGATCACGCTCCACCCCGCCAAAGCCAACCACGGTATCGCCTTCCTCCGGACGGGCACGACCACCGGCAACGACCGGATCATCAAGGCCCACTTCGCCTGCGTCTCCGCCACCGAGCTGTGCACCGTCATCGGTGACGTCGAGACCGGTGCCGTCGCCACCATCGAGCATCTGATGTCGGCCCTCTACGGGCTCGGTGTCGACAACGCTCTGGTCGAGATCGACGGCCCCGAGATGCCGATCCTCGACGGCAGCGCCCGCCTCTTCGTCCAGGCCATCGACAGCGTCGGCCTGGCCCTCTGCGGCGCCCCGCGCCGCTGGATCAAGGTTCTCCAGCCCGTTCGCATCGAGGCCGGCCGCGCCTTCGCCGAACTTCGCCCGATCGACCGCGGCTTCCGCCTCGACGTGGAGATCGACTTCGAATCCCCGGTGATCGGCCGCTCGCGCAAGGCGATGGACCTGACCCCGGCCGCCTACCGCCGCGAGATCGCCCCCGCCCGCACCTTCGGCATGATGAAGGACGTGGAGCGCTACTGGAAGGCGGGCTTCGCGCTCGGCGCCTCCCTCGACAACACGGTCGCCGTCGGCGAGACCGCCGTCGTCAACCCGGAAGGCCTGCGCTTCGCGGACGAGTTCGTCCGTCACAAGTTCCTCGATGCGGTCGGCGACCTCGCGCTGGCCGGCCTGCCGCTCCAGGGCGCCTACCGCTCCTATTGCGGCGGCCACCGCATGAATGTCGGCATCCTCGAAGCCCTGTTTGCCGATCGCGCGAACTACGCCATCGTCGAGGGCCAGGGCACCCGCCGCGAGACCGCCCGCGCCGACTTCGGTGCCGGCCTCGGGCTCGCCGCCTTCGCCGCCGAACTGTAA